The Pygocentrus nattereri isolate fPygNat1 chromosome 17, fPygNat1.pri, whole genome shotgun sequence genome window below encodes:
- the trim3a gene encoding tripartite motif-containing protein 3, whose product MPLTMAKRETGSTSPVVRQIDKQFLVCSICLEHYHNPKVLPCLHTFCERCLQNYIPPQSLTLSCPVCRQTSILPEKGVAALQNNFFITNLMEVLQRESECSQPEACNVLESASAATAQPLSCPNHEGKVMEFYCESCETAMCLECTEGEHREHVTVPLRDVLEQHKAALKNQLDAIRTRLPQLTTAIDLVNDISRQLSDRKNDAISEISSTFEELERALHQRKNTLITDLENICSTKQKVLQSQLAALLQGKENILSSCSFTEQALNHGSATEVLLVQKQMGERMGALERHAFPEQPHENGHLQCQVETEGLRRSIQNLGVLLTTSAVGHTSVATGEGLRHALVGQSTTVTVTTKDKAGELVKTGNAALKAQIKGPDGSVTNAEVTDNKNGTYDVGYSLWSEGEFSFSLLLYGQPVRGSPFRLRAVKPCDAPQSPDDVKRRVKSPGGGGGGGHVRQKAVRRPSSMYSTTKKKENPIEDELIYRVGTRGRERGEFSNLQGISTSSNGRIVVADSNNQCIQIFSNDGQFKLRFGVRGRSPGQLQRPTGVTVDMNGDIIVADYDNRWITIFSSDGKFKNKIGAGRLMGPKGVAVDKNGHIIAADNKACCVFIFQSNGKLVTKFGAKGTSDRQFSDKSAPNTPTEPRLSKSGPVFSPHFVAVNNKNEIVVTDFHNHSVKVYNADGEFLFKFGSHGEGNGQFNAPTGVAVDTNGNIIVADWGNSRIQVFDSSGSFLSYINTTADPLYGPQGLALTSDGHVAVADSGNHCFKVYRYLQ is encoded by the exons ATGCCTCTCACCATGGCTAAGAGGGAGACCGGCAGCACCAGTCCAGTGGTGCGACAAATAGACAAGCAGTTTCTGGTCTGCAGCATCTGTCTGGAGCACTACCACAACCCTAAAGTCCTACCCTGCCTGCACACCTTCTGTGAAAG atGCCTCCAGAACTACATCCCCCCTCAGTCTCTGACGCTGTCCTGCCCGGTGTGCCGGCAGACGTCCATCCTGCCTGAGAAGGGTGTAGCAGCACTGCAGAATAACTTCTTCATTACTAATCTGATGGAGGTGCTGCAGAGGGAGTCGGAGTGCTCTCAGCCCGAAGCCTGTAACGTGCTGGAGTCAGCCAGCGCTGCCACAGCCCAGCCGCTCTCCTGCCCTAACCACGAGGGCAAG GTGATGGAGTTTTACTGCGAGTCATGTGAAACGGCAATGTGTTTGGAGTGCACAGAGGGAGAACACCGGGAGCATGTGACCGTTCCTCTGAGGGATGTTCTAGAgcagcacaaagcagctctcAAGAACCAACTGGACGCCATTCGGACCAG gcTTCCTCAGCTAACAACGGCCATCGACTTGGTGAACGATATCTCCAGGCAGCTGTCTGACAGAAAGAATGACGCCATCTCTGAAATCAGCAGCACCTTTGAGGAGCTGGAGCGGGCACTGCACCAGCGCAAGAACACTCTCATCACTGACCTGGAGAACATCTGCAGCACAAAGCAGAAG GTGCTGCAGTCTCAGctggctgctctgctgcaggGGAAGGAGaacatcctgagcagctgcagttTCACTGAGCAGGCTCTGAACCATGGCAGCGCCACTGAGGTTCTCCTGGTGCAGAAGCAGATGGGCGAACGGATGGGAGCACTAGAGCGTCACGCGTTCCCAGAGCAGCCACACGAGAACGGCCACCTGCAGTGCCAGGTGGAGACGGAAGGGCTGCGGCGCTCTATCCAGAACCTGGGGGTCCTCCTGACCACAAGTGCCGTGGGACACACTAGCGTGGCAACAGGAGAGGGGCTCCGGCATGCTCTAGTGGGACAGTCCACTACTGTCACTGTCACCACCAAG gataAGGCTGGTGAGCTGGTAAAGACAGGGAACGCAGCTCTAAAGGCTCAGATCAAAGGTCCAGACGGCTCTGTCACTAATGCTGAGGTGACAGACAATAAGAACGGCACGTATGATGTGGGCTACTCACTGTGGAGTGAGGGGgagttctctttctctctgctgctgtacgGCCAGCCTGTACGTGGCAGCCCCTTCCGCCTTCGGGCTGTTAAACCCTGCGATGCCCCGCAGTCCCCAGATGATGTGAAGAGGCGCGTGAAGTCCCCcggtggaggaggaggtgggggacatGTCCGTCAGAAAGCAGTGCGGAGGCCCTCCAGCATGTACAGCACTACCAAGAAAAAGGAAAACCCAATAGAGGACGAGCTTATCTACAGAGTGG GGACGAGGGGGCGGGAGCGAGGAGAATTCTCCAACCTGCAGGGCATCTCCACCTCTAGCAATGGACGCATAGTGGTGGCTGACAGTAATAACCAGTGCATACAG ATATTTTCTAATGACGGTCAGTTTAAGCTGCGGTTTGGGGTGAGAGGTCGTTCTCCAGGGCAACTGCAGCGCCCCACTGGAGTCACAGTGGACATGAACGGAGATATTATTGTAGCTGACTATGACAACAGATGGATCACTATCTTCTCCTCTGATGGCAAATTTAAA AATAAGATTGGAGCGGGGCGACTGATGGGACCTAAAGGAGTAGCTGTGGACAAGAATGGCCACATCATAGCTGCAGACAACAAAGCCTGCTGCGTCTTCATCTTTCAGTCCAACGGCAAACTGGTGACCAAATTTGGAGCAAAGGGAACATCGGACAGGCAGTTTTCAG ACAAAAGTGCTCCAAACACTCCAACGGAGCCGAGGCTCAGTAAATCCGGCCCTGTCTTCA GTCCCCATTTTGTAGCCGTGAACAACAAGAATGAAATCGTTGTGACAGATTTCCACAATCACTCTGTTAAG GTCTATAATGCAGATGGGGAGTTCCTGTTTAAATTCGGTTCTCATGGGGAAGGGAACGGCCAGTTCAATGCTCCCACGGGGGTGGCAGTGGACACCAATGGAAACATCATTGTTGCAGACTGGGGTAACAGTAGGATACAG GTGTTTGACAGCTCAGGGTCCTTCCTGTCATACATCAACACGACGGCGGACCCGCTGTACGGCCCGCAGGGCCTGGCTCTCACCTCCGACGGTCATGTAGCGGTGGCGGACTCTGGGAACCACTGTTTCAAAGTGTACCGCTACCTGCAGTAG